One window from the genome of Bacillus tianshenii encodes:
- the ahpC gene encoding alkyl hydroperoxide reductase subunit C: protein MSVIGTKVKPFKANAFKNGEFVEVTEENFKGQWTVLCFYPADFTFVCPTELEDLQNEYGNLKKLGVEVYSASTDTHFTHKAWHETSEKIGKITYTMIGDPSLKLATNFEVLREEQGLADRGTFVIDPDGEIQVAEVHAEGIGRDASTLADKIKAAQYVRNNPGEVCPAKWKEGSETLKPSIDLVGKI from the coding sequence ATGTCTGTAATCGGAACTAAAGTAAAACCATTCAAAGCAAATGCATTCAAAAACGGAGAATTCGTCGAAGTAACTGAGGAAAACTTTAAAGGTCAATGGACCGTTCTTTGCTTCTATCCAGCAGACTTTACTTTCGTATGCCCAACAGAGCTTGAAGACCTTCAAAACGAATATGGCAACTTGAAGAAATTGGGTGTTGAGGTTTACTCTGCTTCTACAGATACTCACTTCACACACAAAGCATGGCATGAAACTTCAGAAAAAATCGGCAAAATTACTTATACAATGATTGGCGACCCTTCATTAAAACTCGCTACTAACTTCGAAGTGCTACGCGAAGAGCAAGGACTTGCTGACCGCGGTACGTTCGTTATCGACCCAGATGGCGAGATCCAAGTTGCTGAAGTTCACGCAGAAGGAATTGGCCGTGACGCAAGCACACTTGCTGACAAAATCAAAGCAGCACAATATGTGCGCAATAACCCAGGCGAAGTTTGCCCTGCAAAATGGAAAGAAGGAAGCGAAACGCTTAAGCCAAGCATCGACCTAGTCGGAAAAATCTAA
- a CDS encoding DUF3993 domain-containing protein, whose protein sequence is MKRFGFVMVGVLILLSFQPVIHGLTSNMQTEEEVYQFLQQAMEAQNSLHDEYRAKEDVAQLLEPYFTSEFADLFMERHVFEFDQGWIALGTDVMDYYIPNFDYGDQTVMRQNEEEVLVYHFVRAESFGPVTWPDHYESITLQKGEDGLKVMTYEITKEEPTL, encoded by the coding sequence ATGAAGAGATTCGGATTTGTCATGGTGGGGGTGCTTATTCTGCTGAGCTTTCAGCCTGTTATACACGGGTTAACCTCAAATATGCAAACAGAAGAAGAGGTCTATCAGTTTTTGCAACAGGCGATGGAAGCGCAAAACAGTCTTCACGATGAATACCGGGCGAAGGAAGATGTTGCTCAACTGCTCGAGCCATATTTTACGAGTGAATTTGCAGATTTATTTATGGAACGGCATGTTTTTGAATTTGACCAAGGCTGGATTGCACTCGGAACAGATGTGATGGATTATTATATTCCGAACTTTGATTATGGCGATCAAACGGTTATGCGACAGAACGAAGAAGAGGTTCTCGTCTATCACTTTGTTCGGGCAGAGTCATTTGGCCCCGTAACATGGCCTGACCATTACGAGTCCATTACGTTGCAAAAAGGAGAAGATGGCTTGAAGGTTATGACGTATGAGATTACAAAAGAAGAGCCGACACTATAA
- a CDS encoding glutaredoxin family protein — MTYKRVTVFTHPACSASKIVKEYLSFEHILYEEIDIVKNPDGRKKMIEQYHSHATPTVVVSGKVIKGLNLERLEQILKG; from the coding sequence ATGACATACAAACGCGTGACAGTCTTTACACACCCTGCTTGCTCTGCAAGTAAGATCGTGAAAGAGTACCTGTCCTTTGAACATATCCTGTACGAAGAAATCGACATTGTAAAAAACCCAGACGGACGCAAGAAGATGATTGAGCAATATCACTCGCACGCAACCCCAACAGTCGTCGTCAGCGGAAAAGTAATAAAAGGACTAAACCTCGAGCGACTCGAACAAATACTGAAGGGATGA
- a CDS encoding MBL fold metallo-hydrolase produces the protein MKAIAPVSLDYDISLIDDFDLGTDGRTGTYVIQDEELTLVETSASPSVPYIIQGLEDLNLKLEDVRWIIVTHIHLDHAGGAGLLLEKCPNAKVVVHPRGERHLADPSKLIAGARAVYGDQFDKLFDPIVPIPEDRLVVKNDGDVLPIGERTLTFYDTPGHAKHHFSIHDSKSNGIFTGDTIGLQYPKLKKDGIHLYLPSTSPNQFDPDAMLNSLARIEALGVDRIYFGHFSVSDEPQEVYRQVREWLPTFVEAAEVAGAESDDFAKMHEIAHNHLSEKITSYLRSKGVPDDHPEYQVLRLDMDVCAMGLADYIMKKKKKK, from the coding sequence ATGAAAGCGATTGCACCTGTTAGTTTAGATTATGATATTTCCTTAATTGATGATTTTGATTTAGGTACGGATGGCCGTACTGGTACATATGTCATTCAAGATGAAGAGTTGACACTTGTTGAAACATCCGCTAGCCCATCTGTTCCGTATATTATTCAAGGGCTTGAGGATTTGAACTTAAAGCTTGAAGATGTGCGCTGGATTATCGTTACACATATCCACCTTGACCATGCTGGTGGTGCTGGCTTATTACTTGAAAAATGTCCAAACGCAAAGGTCGTTGTCCACCCTCGCGGCGAACGTCACCTAGCCGATCCGTCGAAGTTAATCGCAGGCGCTCGGGCCGTATATGGCGATCAATTTGATAAGTTATTTGACCCGATTGTTCCAATCCCGGAAGACCGTCTTGTTGTTAAAAACGATGGCGACGTATTGCCAATTGGTGAGCGCACGCTCACTTTCTACGATACACCTGGTCATGCGAAGCACCACTTCAGTATTCATGATTCAAAAAGCAACGGAATCTTCACAGGTGATACAATCGGCTTGCAATATCCGAAGCTGAAAAAAGACGGGATTCATTTATATTTACCGTCCACATCACCGAACCAGTTTGACCCAGATGCAATGCTAAACAGCCTAGCACGCATTGAAGCACTAGGGGTGGACCGTATTTATTTTGGGCATTTTAGTGTTAGTGATGAGCCACAAGAGGTGTACCGTCAAGTGCGTGAATGGCTGCCTACTTTTGTCGAAGCAGCTGAAGTTGCTGGTGCTGAGTCAGATGATTTTGCTAAAATGCATGAAATCGCCCACAACCATTTAAGCGAAAAAATCACTTCGTACCTCCGCAGCAAAGGCGTACCTGATGACCACCCAGAATATCAAGTGCTCCGCCTTGATATGGACGTCTGTGCAATGGGGCTTGCAGATTACATCATGAAAAAGAAGAAGAAAAAATAA
- a CDS encoding HD-GYP domain-containing protein has product MIKKPLSYTLINEVLAEDIVDTYNLTTGKILFPSGHRLCAKDINYLLKNEIKAIYIEGEEKKVSQKLINQITDNWDDEEFKEVYVGLLNDVKYMFNCLTDHNSSDAVHELIYEIKPAIEYSLKHPETLFSLHCLHGYDDYTCRHSLNVSVISSMIGHLLDFKTEDLMILGQAGLLHDIGKIKIDHNILTKPGRLTKQEYLHMQRHTELGYEILKDIPLLDERILDVALTHHERLDGSGYPNHLQEENISLFSQIVGVADTFDAICSDRYYSTKQSPYFALQELQKGMAEKKFNPRIVSTFVNYMYAGFTNKKVRLSNGNVGEIVYIPPYEPDRPIVKTSNGAFINLKESRTIQINEILH; this is encoded by the coding sequence ATGATTAAGAAACCGCTATCTTATACATTAATTAACGAAGTGCTGGCCGAAGATATTGTGGACACATACAATCTAACTACAGGCAAAATCCTCTTCCCAAGCGGTCATCGTTTGTGTGCAAAAGATATTAACTACCTCTTAAAAAATGAGATAAAAGCGATTTACATTGAAGGTGAAGAGAAAAAAGTTTCGCAAAAACTGATTAACCAAATTACGGACAATTGGGATGATGAGGAATTTAAGGAAGTGTATGTTGGACTCTTAAATGATGTTAAATATATGTTTAATTGTTTAACAGATCACAATTCCTCCGATGCAGTTCATGAGTTGATCTATGAAATTAAGCCTGCGATCGAGTACAGCTTAAAGCACCCTGAGACGCTCTTCTCCCTTCATTGCTTACACGGCTATGATGATTATACGTGCCGTCATAGTTTAAATGTTAGTGTCATTTCTAGCATGATCGGTCATTTATTAGATTTTAAGACAGAAGATTTAATGATTTTAGGTCAGGCGGGCTTACTTCATGATATCGGTAAAATCAAAATCGACCACAACATTCTCACCAAACCAGGCCGGCTTACGAAGCAAGAATATCTCCATATGCAAAGACATACCGAATTAGGCTATGAAATTCTTAAGGACATTCCACTTCTTGATGAACGAATTTTGGATGTCGCCCTCACACATCACGAACGGCTTGACGGTTCAGGCTACCCAAACCATTTACAAGAAGAAAACATTTCCCTATTCTCTCAAATTGTCGGTGTAGCCGATACATTCGACGCGATTTGTTCAGACCGTTATTACAGTACAAAGCAGTCACCGTATTTTGCCTTACAAGAACTCCAAAAAGGCATGGCTGAAAAGAAATTCAATCCACGGATTGTGTCGACATTCGTAAACTACATGTATGCTGGTTTTACAAATAAAAAGGTACGCTTAAGTAATGGGAATGTCGGTGAGATTGTTTATATCCCGCCATATGAGCCAGACCGTCCGATTGTAAAGACAAGCAACGGCGCATTTATTAACTTGAAAGAATCCCGCACGATTCAAATTAATGAAATATTGCATTAA
- a CDS encoding MBL fold metallo-hydrolase: MRVEHNEMLYQLSFMPSLFPVNCYLVEEEKELTLIDAALPYSDKMILQTAKQIGKPITRIVLTHAHEDHVGALDRLKEALPNAEVFISSRDAKILRGDVSLEPTEPQVKIRGGVPKKIRTTPNQMIVDGMQVGSLQAVAAPGHTPGSMAFFDTRTHALVAGDAFQTRGGVAVAGTLKSFFPFPAMATWHKETALESARKLSRLNPSLLAVGHGRMLKDPAYAIKKAITEAEQAIERRGNDEARN; the protein is encoded by the coding sequence ATGCGTGTTGAACATAATGAGATGCTTTATCAGCTATCTTTTATGCCGTCTTTGTTTCCGGTCAATTGTTACCTTGTGGAAGAAGAGAAAGAGCTTACATTAATTGATGCGGCTCTTCCTTATAGTGATAAGATGATTTTGCAGACAGCCAAACAAATAGGAAAGCCGATAACGCGTATTGTCTTAACGCACGCTCATGAAGACCATGTCGGTGCGTTAGATCGGTTGAAAGAAGCCCTTCCCAATGCAGAGGTATTCATTTCAAGCCGGGATGCGAAAATTTTACGAGGTGATGTTTCCTTGGAGCCAACCGAACCACAGGTGAAAATACGCGGTGGTGTTCCAAAGAAAATTCGCACAACTCCTAATCAAATGATCGTTGATGGGATGCAGGTTGGCTCACTGCAAGCGGTCGCAGCTCCGGGGCATACGCCTGGTTCTATGGCGTTTTTCGATACACGCACTCATGCTTTAGTCGCAGGAGATGCATTTCAGACACGGGGAGGAGTGGCGGTGGCAGGAACATTGAAGTCGTTTTTTCCATTTCCAGCCATGGCCACGTGGCATAAAGAAACAGCCCTTGAAAGTGCAAGAAAGTTAAGTAGATTGAATCCATCTTTACTTGCTGTTGGGCATGGACGGATGCTGAAGGACCCTGCATATGCAATTAAGAAAGCTATTACTGAAGCAGAGCAAGCAATTGAAAGAAGGGGAAACGATGAGGCAAGGAATTAA